A part of Variovorax sp. HW608 genomic DNA contains:
- the istB gene encoding IS21-like element helper ATPase IstB, giving the protein MLNNATIAQLRSLKLQGFADALQQQHEQADCLGLSFDERLALLVEREVYARNDRKRTRLLQRAQLKYTTATLEDASFEGIRGIDRSTLMGLALSTWIERGETVCFAGATGLGKTWLACALAQYACRQGHSAQYLRVPRLAEELRILHGAGSFRRWLQQLAKVDVLVLDDWGTGAIDASTRADLLEIIDDRSAQRATVITHQLPVEHWHAWLGDPTLADAILDRLMQHCRRFTLEGESRRTGRNAGVASKTKKTTQEAKS; this is encoded by the coding sequence ATGCTCAATAACGCCACCATCGCCCAACTGCGCTCCCTCAAGCTCCAAGGCTTCGCCGACGCGCTGCAGCAGCAACACGAGCAGGCCGACTGCCTGGGCCTGTCCTTCGACGAACGCCTGGCCCTGCTGGTTGAGCGAGAGGTCTATGCCCGCAACGACCGCAAGCGCACCCGACTGCTGCAGCGGGCCCAGCTGAAGTACACGACCGCGACGCTGGAGGACGCGAGCTTCGAGGGCATCCGCGGCATCGATCGCTCGACGTTGATGGGTCTGGCGCTGTCCACGTGGATCGAGCGCGGCGAGACGGTCTGCTTCGCCGGGGCCACGGGCCTGGGGAAGACCTGGTTGGCGTGTGCCCTGGCGCAATACGCCTGCCGCCAAGGGCACTCGGCGCAGTACCTGCGCGTGCCGCGCCTGGCCGAGGAGCTGCGCATCCTGCACGGGGCGGGCAGCTTCCGGCGTTGGCTGCAGCAGCTGGCCAAGGTGGACGTCCTTGTGCTGGACGATTGGGGAACGGGTGCCATCGATGCATCCACCCGTGCCGACCTGCTGGAGATCATCGACGACCGCAGCGCGCAGCGCGCCACGGTCATCACGCACCAGTTGCCCGTTGAGCACTGGCACGCATGGCTGGGAGATCCGACCCTGGCCGACGCAATCCTCGACCGCTTGATGCAGCACTGCCGGCGCTTCACGCTCGAAGGCGAATCACGTCGCACGGGACGCAACGCAGGTGTGGCAAGCAAGACGAAAAAGACAACTCAGGAGGCCAAATCCTGA
- a CDS encoding DJ-1/PfpI family protein, translating to MAYSNDPDYRPTIGILLYPGYTLLDLAGPQIAIGNQGNTLLFWKDKNPVRGDNGPELVPTTTFAEYDGNIDVLLVPGGFGVEDAMGDPEIIEFLQRAAKTARIVSSACTGTLLLAAAGLLRISANVTDHFGHRDRRR from the coding sequence ATGGCTTATTCGAACGACCCCGACTACCGCCCGACCATTGGGATCTTGCTGTATCCGGGTTACACACTTCTGGACCTTGCGGGGCCGCAGATCGCGATCGGCAACCAAGGCAACACCCTGTTGTTCTGGAAAGACAAGAATCCCGTCCGCGGAGACAACGGGCCCGAACTGGTCCCGACCACGACGTTCGCAGAGTACGACGGGAACATCGATGTTCTGCTCGTCCCCGGCGGTTTTGGTGTCGAAGATGCGATGGGCGACCCGGAGATCATCGAGTTTCTCCAGCGCGCAGCCAAGACCGCACGCATCGTTTCGTCGGCCTGCACCGGAACCCTTCTTCTTGCCGCAGCCGGCCTGCTGCGTATTTCGGCCAACGTGACCGATCATTTCGGTCATCGTGACCGACGCCGATGA
- a CDS encoding cytochrome P450, whose product MSTQLETPPGPTRRIDDLPGPRGLPVVGNLLQIKPQRMHRQLEDWCAAYGPYFKVRFGRRPMLVVGEHQVIATILRDRPEGFSRTSRLEAVAKEMGLRPGVFGANGDDWRRQRRMVMASFDPAHVKAYFPSLRKVADRLAGRWAAAAREGHDIDLQADLMRYTVDTIAGLAFGAEVNTLESGADVIQQHLDKIFPALLRRVLAPFPTWRLFPTASDRALKRGVIAVNEAVDRFVAEARQRMQADPDRRAHPRNLLEAMIAAADQPESGISDEQVAGNVMTMLLAGEDTTANTIAWMIDLLWRHPAELARATEEVRRLLPDGPGGPLPDFAQVADLDFVEACALETMRLKPVAPLLFAQAIRDTVVGDVEVPTGSVVAALMRRDSVSDSHVPDAATFAPARWLADGPEALSSAAKRTSMPFGAGPRICPGRYLALLEMKMAMAVLLGRFDIASIDTPDGQPAREMLAFTMTPVGLRMRLRERVASM is encoded by the coding sequence TTGAGCACTCAATTGGAAACCCCTCCCGGGCCGACGCGCCGCATTGACGACCTGCCAGGGCCGCGCGGGCTGCCCGTCGTCGGCAACCTGCTGCAGATAAAGCCGCAGCGCATGCATCGCCAGCTCGAGGACTGGTGCGCGGCCTATGGGCCGTATTTCAAGGTCAGGTTCGGCAGGCGGCCGATGCTCGTCGTGGGCGAGCACCAGGTGATCGCGACGATCCTGCGCGACCGGCCGGAAGGCTTCAGCCGCACCAGCCGGCTCGAAGCCGTCGCGAAGGAGATGGGCCTCAGGCCCGGCGTCTTCGGCGCCAACGGCGACGACTGGCGGCGGCAGCGGCGCATGGTGATGGCGAGCTTCGATCCTGCGCACGTCAAGGCCTACTTCCCGTCGCTGCGCAAGGTCGCCGACCGGCTCGCCGGACGGTGGGCCGCGGCGGCGCGCGAGGGCCACGACATCGACCTGCAGGCCGACCTGATGCGCTACACCGTCGACACCATCGCGGGGCTGGCCTTCGGCGCCGAGGTCAACACGCTGGAGTCCGGCGCCGACGTGATCCAGCAGCACCTCGACAAGATCTTCCCGGCGCTGCTGCGGCGCGTGCTGGCGCCGTTCCCGACCTGGCGCCTGTTCCCGACGGCGAGCGACCGCGCGCTCAAGCGGGGCGTGATCGCGGTCAACGAGGCGGTCGATCGCTTCGTCGCCGAAGCGCGGCAGCGGATGCAGGCCGACCCCGACCGGCGTGCGCATCCGCGCAACCTGCTCGAAGCGATGATCGCGGCCGCGGACCAGCCCGAGAGCGGCATCAGCGACGAGCAGGTGGCCGGGAACGTGATGACCATGCTGCTCGCGGGCGAGGACACCACCGCCAACACCATCGCGTGGATGATCGACCTGCTGTGGCGTCATCCGGCCGAGCTGGCCCGTGCGACCGAGGAGGTGCGACGCCTGCTGCCCGACGGGCCCGGCGGCCCGTTGCCCGACTTCGCCCAGGTCGCCGACCTCGACTTCGTCGAGGCTTGCGCGCTGGAGACCATGCGCCTCAAGCCGGTCGCGCCGCTGCTCTTCGCGCAGGCCATACGTGACACCGTGGTGGGCGATGTCGAGGTGCCGACGGGCTCGGTCGTTGCCGCGCTGATGCGTCGCGACAGCGTGAGCGACAGCCATGTGCCCGACGCCGCCACCTTCGCGCCCGCGCGCTGGCTGGCCGATGGACCGGAGGCCTTGAGCAGCGCCGCGAAGCGCACCTCGATGCCCTTCGGCGCGGGCCCGCGCATCTGCCCGGGCCGCTACCTCGCGCTGCTCGAGATGAAGATGGCGATGGCCGTGCTGCTGGGCCGCTTCGACATCGCGTCCATCGACACGCCGGACGGCCAGCCGGCGCGCGAAATGCTTGCCTTCACCATGACCCCGGTCGGGCTGCGCATGCGGTTGCGCGAGCGCGTCGCCAGCATGTAG
- a CDS encoding site-specific integrase encodes MFDRVSPQHAALLRQLKHQLVDTGYSSGAIRRQCAVAANFLRYLERRKLAVADLQPLHEEQYLRCEQRRFQRRHGHAPRSMGSWRGSHSAGIHQLMRMVMGRWPPEPSPGNEFEAFAHSLCDEFAQWLEQDRGMAAETIDDLVAEARRFMCWRHGQQSLADELRSLSTADIDAYQQARAPSLRRVSRKSLAQRLRSFLRFLHASGRTPDELASRVLAPTLYALESIPSALSVQQINDVVRICRADRSPTGLRDHAIVLLLANYGLRAGEIVRLRLEDIDWRGDQLFVRHSKTGAQSVLPLLPAVGSALLAYLRHGRPATGAREIFIRARAPYRRFASGSSLYAQLQRRLNAAGVQTDGKRGPHAFRHARAVSLLRSGVPPKVIGDVLGHRSAASTAPYLKLAVDELRDVALEIDELIGEGAR; translated from the coding sequence ATGTTTGACCGCGTTTCGCCACAGCATGCTGCGCTGCTGAGGCAACTTAAGCACCAACTCGTTGACACCGGTTACAGCTCAGGCGCGATCCGACGCCAATGCGCCGTCGCTGCGAACTTCCTTCGCTACCTCGAGCGGCGCAAGCTCGCTGTCGCAGATCTGCAGCCGCTGCACGAGGAGCAGTACCTGCGCTGCGAGCAACGACGATTCCAGCGACGCCACGGACACGCGCCGCGGTCTATGGGAAGCTGGCGCGGCTCGCACAGCGCAGGCATCCACCAACTGATGCGGATGGTCATGGGCCGATGGCCGCCTGAGCCCTCGCCAGGCAATGAATTCGAGGCATTTGCCCACTCGCTTTGTGATGAGTTCGCTCAGTGGCTCGAGCAGGACAGGGGGATGGCCGCCGAGACCATTGACGACCTGGTCGCCGAGGCGCGGCGGTTCATGTGCTGGCGTCACGGCCAACAGTCGTTGGCCGACGAGCTGCGTTCGCTGAGCACCGCTGACATCGACGCGTACCAGCAGGCGCGGGCGCCTTCGTTGCGGCGCGTCTCACGCAAGTCGCTGGCCCAGCGGTTGCGCAGCTTTCTGCGCTTCCTGCACGCCAGTGGTAGAACGCCCGACGAGCTGGCCAGCCGCGTGTTGGCGCCGACACTCTACGCGCTGGAGTCGATCCCTTCGGCGCTATCGGTGCAGCAGATCAACGACGTCGTGCGGATCTGCCGCGCCGACCGCTCGCCGACAGGGCTGCGCGACCACGCCATCGTATTGCTGCTCGCTAATTATGGGCTGCGTGCCGGGGAGATCGTTCGGCTGCGGCTGGAAGACATCGACTGGCGAGGCGATCAACTGTTCGTGCGGCATTCCAAGACCGGCGCGCAATCGGTGCTGCCGCTGCTGCCGGCGGTCGGATCCGCGCTGCTCGCCTATCTGCGCCACGGTCGGCCCGCAACAGGTGCTCGCGAGATCTTCATTCGCGCACGTGCACCCTATCGGCGCTTTGCCAGCGGATCCAGTCTGTACGCGCAGCTCCAACGACGGCTCAACGCCGCCGGCGTGCAAACCGACGGCAAGCGGGGTCCTCATGCCTTCCGGCACGCGCGCGCGGTCAGCCTGCTGCGCAGTGGAGTCCCACCGAAGGTCATTGGCGATGTGCTGGGACATCGATCCGCAGCATCGACAGCGCCGTATCTGAAGCTCGCTGTGGACGAGTTGCGCGATGTGGCTCTGGAGATCGATGAACTCATTGGGGAGGGCGCGCGATGA